One Thiocapsa sp. genomic window carries:
- the hisG gene encoding ATP phosphoribosyltransferase, giving the protein MSLDTPLTIALSKGRIFDETLPLLAHAGIAPVDDPETSRKLILETNMAHVRFLIIRASDVPTYVQYGAADLGVSGKDVLLEHGGDGLYEPLDLGIARCRLMVAGLPDVAAPTTRRLRIATKYVKSAERYYASKGEQVEIIKLYGSMELAPLVHLSDRIVDLVESGNTLKANGLVPLEHIADISSRLVVNKASWKMKHAAVTTLLDALREAVAGRSTPTQSAQTQSDRSRGPGS; this is encoded by the coding sequence ATGAGTCTCGACACGCCGCTTACCATCGCGCTCTCCAAGGGCCGGATCTTCGACGAGACCCTGCCGCTCCTGGCCCATGCCGGGATCGCGCCGGTCGACGACCCCGAGACCAGCCGCAAGCTGATCCTCGAGACCAACATGGCGCATGTGCGCTTTCTCATCATCCGCGCGAGCGACGTACCGACCTATGTCCAATACGGCGCCGCGGATCTGGGCGTCTCGGGCAAAGATGTGCTGCTCGAGCACGGCGGGGATGGACTCTACGAGCCGCTCGACCTCGGCATCGCGCGCTGTCGTCTGATGGTCGCCGGTCTGCCCGATGTGGCCGCACCTACGACGAGGCGGCTGCGGATCGCGACCAAATATGTCAAAAGCGCCGAGCGCTATTACGCCTCCAAAGGCGAGCAGGTCGAGATCATCAAGCTCTACGGCTCGATGGAGCTCGCTCCCCTGGTCCATCTGTCCGATCGCATCGTCGATCTGGTGGAGAGCGGCAACACCCTGAAGGCCAACGGTCTGGTCCCGCTCGAGCACATCGCCGACATCAGCTCGCGCCTGGTGGTCAACAAGGCCTCCTGGAAGATGAAACATGCCGCGGTGACGACCTTGCTGGACGCGCTGCGCGAGGCCGTCGCCGGCCGATCGACACCAACCCAATCGGCCCAAACCCAATCGGATCGGTCGCGCGGGCCGGGGAGCTGA
- the mlaE gene encoding lipid asymmetry maintenance ABC transporter permease subunit MlaE, with protein sequence MILDGLARLGRSGLGALERLGRAHLLLAGMVLGIGEILRRPGLLVAQLFNIGVLSMLIIGVSGLFVGMVLGLQGYYVLAQFGAAESLGVMVAASLVRELGPVVTALLVAGRAGSALTAEIGLMKATEQLSGLEMMAVDPVRRILTPRFFGGVLAMPLLAAMFSAVGVLGGYFVGVGLLGVDSGSFWSQMQSKVDFHEDIVNGVIKSVVFGVVVTWIALFQGHDSVPTSEGVSRATTRSVVHAALAVLGLDFVLTALMFGE encoded by the coding sequence ATGATTCTGGACGGCTTGGCGCGGCTGGGACGCAGCGGACTCGGCGCGCTCGAGCGACTCGGTCGTGCACATCTGCTGCTCGCCGGGATGGTGCTGGGCATCGGCGAGATCCTGCGACGTCCGGGTCTGCTCGTTGCGCAGCTCTTCAATATCGGCGTGCTCTCGATGCTGATCATCGGGGTGTCCGGGTTGTTTGTCGGCATGGTGCTGGGTCTGCAGGGCTATTACGTGCTTGCGCAGTTCGGGGCGGCGGAGAGTCTCGGCGTCATGGTCGCGGCCTCGTTGGTGCGCGAGCTCGGCCCGGTGGTCACGGCCCTTCTGGTGGCCGGGCGTGCCGGCTCGGCCCTGACCGCCGAGATCGGTCTGATGAAGGCAACCGAGCAGCTCTCGGGTCTGGAGATGATGGCGGTCGATCCGGTGCGCCGCATCCTGACCCCTCGCTTCTTCGGCGGCGTGCTTGCGATGCCGCTGCTTGCGGCCATGTTCAGTGCGGTCGGCGTGCTCGGCGGCTATTTCGTCGGTGTCGGTCTGCTCGGCGTGGACTCGGGATCCTTCTGGAGTCAGATGCAGTCAAAGGTCGACTTCCACGAGGACATCGTCAACGGCGTGATCAAAAGCGTTGTTTTCGGGGTCGTGGTGACCTGGATCGCGCTCTTTCAGGGGCATGACTCGGTTCCGACGTCCGAGGGCGTGAGCCGCGCGACGACGCGCTCCGTGGTCCATGCCGCACTGGCGGTGCTGGGACTCGATTTCGTCTTGACGGCCTTGATGTTCGGGGAATGA
- the hisD gene encoding histidinol dehydrogenase, whose protein sequence is MSMMRRLSTTDPDFHADLDGLLAWDSVSDDRVQQTVADIIRDLRRRGDAALIDYTTRFDRWTPASAADLEIPRARLEEAWGRIPDARREALQTAAARIRAYAEHQRIESWSYTEADGTLLGQQVTPLDRVGLYVPGGKASYPSSVLMNAIPAKVAGVGELIMVVPTPDGELNELVLAAAHIAGTDRAFAVGGAQAVAALAFGTETIPGVDKIVGPGNIYVATAKRAVFGQVGIDMVAGPSEILVLCDGGTDPDWIAMDLFSQAEHDEDAQSILVSWDADFLDRVAASIERLLPTMERETIIATALRGRGAMIQARDLDDAIAVANRIAPEHLELSVEDPQAIVGRIRHAGAIFMGRYTAEAVGDYCAGPNHVLPTSRTARFSSPLGVYDFQKRSSLIMASAAGAAQLAKTASVLARGEGLTAHARSAEYRGEAQSPAEPGLS, encoded by the coding sequence ATGAGCATGATGAGACGTCTCTCGACGACGGACCCTGACTTCCACGCCGACTTGGACGGCCTGCTCGCCTGGGATTCGGTCTCGGACGATCGCGTCCAGCAAACGGTCGCCGATATCATCCGCGACCTGCGCAGGCGCGGCGATGCCGCGTTGATCGACTACACGACGCGCTTCGACCGCTGGACGCCGGCATCCGCCGCCGATCTGGAGATCCCGCGGGCGCGCCTGGAAGAGGCTTGGGGACGCATACCCGATGCCCGGCGCGAGGCACTGCAGACGGCCGCCGCCCGCATCCGCGCCTATGCCGAGCATCAGAGGATCGAGAGCTGGAGCTACACCGAGGCCGACGGCACCCTGCTGGGTCAGCAGGTCACGCCCCTGGATCGTGTCGGACTGTACGTGCCCGGCGGCAAGGCGTCCTATCCCTCCTCGGTCCTGATGAATGCCATCCCGGCCAAGGTCGCCGGTGTCGGCGAGCTCATCATGGTGGTGCCCACACCCGACGGTGAGCTCAACGAGCTGGTCCTGGCCGCGGCCCATATCGCGGGAACGGATCGCGCCTTCGCGGTCGGCGGGGCGCAGGCGGTGGCCGCACTCGCCTTCGGGACCGAGACCATCCCGGGTGTCGACAAGATCGTCGGACCCGGCAACATCTATGTGGCCACGGCCAAACGTGCGGTGTTCGGGCAGGTCGGCATCGACATGGTCGCCGGTCCTTCCGAGATCCTGGTCCTCTGCGACGGCGGGACGGATCCGGACTGGATCGCGATGGACCTCTTCTCGCAGGCCGAGCACGACGAGGACGCCCAATCCATCCTGGTGAGCTGGGATGCCGACTTTCTGGATCGGGTCGCCGCGAGTATCGAGCGGCTGCTCCCGACCATGGAGCGCGAGACCATCATCGCGACCGCATTGCGCGGGCGCGGGGCCATGATCCAGGCGCGTGACCTGGATGACGCCATCGCCGTCGCCAACCGGATCGCGCCCGAGCATCTGGAGCTGTCGGTCGAGGATCCGCAGGCCATCGTGGGCAGGATCCGCCACGCCGGCGCCATCTTCATGGGGCGCTACACCGCCGAGGCCGTCGGTGACTATTGCGCCGGGCCGAACCACGTCTTGCCGACCTCGCGCACGGCGCGCTTTTCATCCCCGCTGGGTGTCTACGACTTCCAGAAGCGTTCGAGCCTGATTATGGCCTCGGCCGCCGGTGCGGCACAGTTGGCCAAGACCGCTTCCGTTTTGGCCCGAGGGGAGGGGCTCACCGCACATGCGCGCTCCGCGGAGTATCGCGGCGAGGCGCAGTCGCCGGCCGAGCCCGGGTTATCCTAG
- a CDS encoding phospholipid-binding protein MlaC produces the protein MPYRRSFFLLFALLGVLWTSASFAYADDATALVKRTTENMLKTLEARRSEVDRDPSLIFGMIESGVAPHFDFERITQGAVGQSWRDATPAQQRGLVNGFKQVLVRTYARSILSYSGEEIRYLPIKPGRQPSSVTVSTEILSPGSAPIPVDYRMHNNAGGWKVYDVVINNASLVGNYRTSFANEIRRGGIDGLIATLGEMNTRTRE, from the coding sequence ATGCCGTATCGACGTTCCTTCTTCCTGCTCTTTGCCCTGCTCGGGGTGCTCTGGACGAGTGCGTCGTTCGCCTATGCCGACGACGCGACGGCCCTGGTCAAGCGGACCACCGAGAACATGCTCAAGACACTCGAAGCGCGTCGCTCGGAGGTCGATCGCGATCCTTCGCTGATCTTCGGGATGATCGAGAGCGGTGTCGCCCCGCATTTTGACTTCGAGCGCATCACGCAAGGCGCGGTCGGTCAATCCTGGCGAGACGCGACCCCGGCGCAGCAGCGTGGCCTGGTCAACGGCTTCAAGCAGGTCCTGGTCCGGACCTATGCGCGCTCGATCCTGAGCTATTCGGGCGAAGAGATCCGCTACCTGCCGATCAAGCCGGGTCGACAGCCCTCCAGCGTCACCGTCTCTACCGAGATCCTCTCGCCCGGTTCCGCGCCGATCCCGGTCGACTATCGGATGCACAACAACGCCGGAGGCTGGAAGGTCTACGACGTGGTCATCAACAATGCCAGCCTGGTCGGGAACTACCGCACGAGCTTCGCAAACGAGATCCGCCGGGGCGGGATCGACGGTCTGATCGCAACGCTCGGCGAGATGAACACCCGGACGCGCGAATGA
- the mlaD gene encoding outer membrane lipid asymmetry maintenance protein MlaD gives MGKQRGIEILVGLFMAVGFVALFFLAMQVSNLSAAVNSEGYRLTARFSNVGSLKARSPVSMAGVRVGRVEAVTFDKDTYEAVVAMRIDAATDTIPDDTFANIFTAGLLGEQYIALEPGGSMEYLRDGDEIAYTQSALILEQMIGQFLFSKAGGD, from the coding sequence ATGGGTAAACAACGCGGCATCGAGATCCTGGTCGGGCTCTTCATGGCGGTGGGCTTCGTGGCTCTGTTCTTCCTGGCGATGCAGGTCAGCAACCTGAGTGCGGCGGTCAACAGCGAGGGCTATCGCTTGACCGCGCGGTTCTCCAACGTCGGCAGCCTCAAGGCGAGGTCACCGGTGAGCATGGCCGGCGTGCGCGTCGGGCGCGTCGAGGCGGTGACCTTCGACAAGGACACCTACGAGGCGGTGGTGGCCATGCGCATCGATGCGGCCACGGACACCATCCCGGACGACACCTTCGCGAACATCTTCACCGCCGGTCTGCTCGGGGAGCAGTACATCGCCCTCGAGCCGGGCGGGAGCATGGAGTACCTGCGCGACGGCGACGAGATCGCCTATACCCAGTCGGCCTTGATCCTGGAGCAGATGATCGGACAATTCCTATTCAGTAAAGCCGGAGGCGACTAA
- the murA gene encoding UDP-N-acetylglucosamine 1-carboxyvinyltransferase, protein MDKLLITGGTPLQGRVRASGAKNAALPILAATLLADAPVTLGNIPRLRDIRTTLELLGRMGASLSLEDGCRVEVQPRELISFAAPYELVKTMRASILVLGPLLARYGQADVSLPGGCAIGARPVNLHIDGLRAMGAEIHVEGGYIRARAQRLHGARLVMDLVSVTGTENLLMAATLAKGETLIENAAREPEVIDLADFLIALGARIEGAGTDRIYIQGVERLGGAVYEVMPDRIETGTFLVGAAMTGGCVTVTHTRPDCLDAVLQKLREAGAEIEVGTDSIRLDMQGKRPRAVDIHTAPHPAFPTDMQAQFCALNSIAEGVGTITETIFENRFMHVLELQRMGADIRIEGNVAICRGVERLTAAPVMATDLRASAGLVLAGLVASGETLIDRIYHLDRGYDNIEAKLSALGAAIRRTAGAGTSR, encoded by the coding sequence ATGGATAAGCTTCTCATCACAGGCGGTACCCCGTTGCAGGGTCGGGTTCGCGCGTCCGGCGCCAAGAACGCCGCGTTGCCGATCCTTGCCGCCACCCTTCTGGCCGATGCGCCCGTCACACTCGGCAACATCCCGCGTCTGCGCGACATCAGAACCACGTTGGAGCTGCTCGGACGCATGGGTGCCTCCTTGTCGCTCGAAGACGGATGCCGGGTCGAGGTGCAGCCCCGCGAGCTGATCAGCTTCGCCGCGCCCTACGAGCTGGTGAAGACGATGCGCGCCTCGATCCTGGTGCTCGGGCCGCTGCTCGCACGCTACGGTCAGGCGGATGTCTCCCTGCCGGGTGGTTGCGCGATCGGTGCGCGGCCGGTCAACCTGCATATCGATGGCCTGCGCGCCATGGGTGCCGAGATCCATGTGGAGGGCGGCTACATCCGAGCGCGTGCGCAACGGCTGCATGGCGCGCGTCTGGTCATGGATCTGGTTTCGGTCACCGGGACCGAGAATCTGCTGATGGCCGCGACCTTGGCCAAGGGCGAGACCCTGATCGAGAATGCGGCGCGCGAGCCCGAGGTGATCGATCTCGCCGATTTCCTGATCGCCCTGGGCGCGCGGATCGAGGGTGCCGGAACCGACCGGATCTACATACAGGGCGTGGAGCGTCTCGGCGGTGCCGTCTACGAGGTCATGCCGGATCGGATCGAGACCGGGACCTTCCTGGTCGGCGCGGCCATGACCGGCGGCTGCGTTACGGTCACCCACACGCGGCCGGATTGTCTGGATGCCGTACTCCAGAAGCTGCGCGAGGCCGGGGCCGAGATCGAGGTCGGCACGGATTCGATCCGGCTCGACATGCAGGGCAAGCGCCCCCGCGCAGTCGACATCCACACGGCCCCGCATCCCGCGTTTCCGACCGACATGCAGGCCCAGTTCTGTGCCTTGAACAGCATCGCCGAAGGGGTCGGGACCATCACCGAGACCATCTTCGAGAACCGCTTCATGCATGTGCTCGAGCTGCAGCGCATGGGTGCCGACATCCGGATCGAGGGCAATGTCGCCATCTGCCGCGGTGTCGAACGTCTGACCGCGGCACCCGTGATGGCCACCGATCTGCGCGCATCGGCCGGTCTGGTGCTGGCCGGGCTGGTCGCCTCGGGCGAGACGCTGATCGACCGCATCTATCACCTCGACCGCGGTTATGACAACATCGAGGCAAAGCTCTCGGCCCTGGGCGCGGCGATTCGCCGGACCGCGGGCGCAGGGACGAGCCGATAG
- a CDS encoding STAS domain-containing protein produces the protein MKEARLTPLGEGRYSLDGVLDFSTVNRVAVGGIALFKRDALVDIDLAGVESANSAGLALLLEWLDVARARGARVTYRNLPDSLVRIAAVSNLATLLPMASAIGR, from the coding sequence ATGAAGGAGGCGCGACTGACGCCCCTCGGCGAGGGGCGTTATTCTCTGGACGGCGTGCTGGACTTCTCGACCGTCAACCGTGTCGCCGTCGGCGGGATCGCCCTGTTCAAACGGGATGCCTTGGTCGATATCGACCTCGCCGGCGTGGAGTCCGCGAACAGCGCCGGGCTCGCCCTTTTGTTGGAATGGCTGGACGTCGCCCGTGCGCGCGGCGCTCGGGTGACCTATCGGAACCTGCCGGATTCGCTGGTGCGGATCGCTGCCGTGTCGAACCTCGCCACGCTCTTGCCCATGGCATCCGCCATCGGTCGCTGA
- the hisC gene encoding histidinol-phosphate transaminase has protein sequence MHDLISQLIRPDIRALTAYHVPDPAGLVKLDAMENPYGWPEALKAEWLAILHEVALNRYPDPQGATVQAAVREAMAIPWDMGLLLGNGSDELIQMLAMAVAQPGRKVLSLDPGFVMYRMIARFAGMDYVGVPLRPDDFSIDLPVMLDAIEREQPALVYLAYPNNPTGNRFDADDMVRIIEAAPGLVIVDEAYAPFTDCSFLGLLGDWQNLLVMRTVSKMGLAGIRLGYLVGPHAWLEQIDKVRLPYNINVLTQASATFALKHKPLLDEQARMIRAERQRLQTALATLNGVHAYPSEANFILMRVAEDRADVIFKGLKDQGILIKNLNGTHPMLKDCLRVTVGRAEENAAFLSALTGLL, from the coding sequence ATGCATGACCTGATCAGCCAGCTCATTCGTCCCGATATCCGTGCCCTGACGGCCTACCATGTCCCGGATCCGGCTGGGCTGGTGAAGCTCGACGCCATGGAAAACCCCTACGGCTGGCCGGAGGCTCTCAAGGCCGAGTGGCTCGCGATCCTGCACGAGGTCGCCCTGAACCGCTATCCCGACCCGCAGGGCGCGACGGTCCAGGCGGCCGTGCGCGAAGCGATGGCCATCCCCTGGGACATGGGGTTGCTCCTGGGCAACGGCTCCGACGAGCTGATCCAGATGCTCGCCATGGCCGTCGCGCAGCCCGGACGCAAGGTCCTGTCGCTGGATCCCGGCTTCGTCATGTACCGGATGATCGCCCGCTTCGCCGGCATGGACTATGTCGGCGTGCCCTTGCGCCCGGATGACTTTTCGATCGATCTGCCGGTCATGCTCGACGCCATCGAGCGCGAGCAGCCGGCATTGGTCTATCTGGCCTATCCGAATAACCCGACCGGCAATCGCTTCGATGCCGACGACATGGTCCGCATCATCGAGGCGGCGCCCGGCCTGGTCATCGTCGACGAGGCCTATGCGCCCTTTACCGACTGCAGTTTCCTCGGTCTCCTCGGCGACTGGCAGAACCTTCTGGTCATGCGCACGGTCTCGAAGATGGGGCTGGCCGGGATCCGGCTGGGTTATCTGGTTGGTCCGCACGCCTGGCTCGAGCAGATCGACAAGGTGCGCCTGCCGTACAACATCAACGTCTTGACCCAGGCATCCGCGACCTTTGCACTGAAGCACAAACCGCTTCTCGACGAGCAGGCGCGGATGATTCGAGCCGAACGTCAGCGTCTCCAGACCGCGCTCGCGACCCTGAACGGCGTCCACGCCTATCCGAGCGAGGCCAATTTCATCCTGATGCGCGTCGCCGAGGATCGCGCCGACGTCATCTTCAAGGGGCTGAAGGATCAGGGGATCTTGATCAAGAACCTCAACGGCACACACCCCATGTTGAAGGACTGTCTGCGGGTGACGGTCGGTCGGGCCGAGGAGAACGCCGCCTTTCTGAGTGCACTGACCGGGCTCTTGTAG